From a single Xylanibacillus composti genomic region:
- a CDS encoding YwhD family protein, whose protein sequence is MIMSDEKKTEKLSLNIVPKKRDHKGFGAGSINLSNLSSIIIDGDEAYVDIGAIHAKSKVERGIKFTTERSEVPNGRKCWVVWVAVDRTEQGEAYYAGVTACEMAIDTEAKRGWKILAHHVNLMDYALKRRIILEGLSETERASLKRALIANNEEMWERSPEELKQGLS, encoded by the coding sequence ATGATCATGTCTGACGAGAAGAAAACGGAGAAGCTTTCTTTAAATATTGTGCCGAAGAAAAGAGATCATAAAGGTTTTGGAGCAGGTTCCATCAACCTGAGCAATCTGTCGAGCATCATTATCGATGGCGACGAGGCATACGTGGATATCGGCGCAATTCACGCCAAGAGCAAGGTGGAGCGGGGCATCAAATTTACCACCGAACGGTCAGAAGTGCCGAACGGACGCAAATGCTGGGTCGTCTGGGTAGCGGTGGATCGCACTGAGCAGGGAGAGGCTTATTACGCGGGTGTCACGGCCTGTGAGATGGCGATTGATACAGAGGCCAAACGCGGATGGAAGATTCTCGCTCATCACGTAAACCTGATGGATTATGCGCTCAAGCGCCGCATAATACTGGAGGGGCTGAGCGAGACAGAACGGGCTTCTTTGAAGAGAGCGTTGATCGCGAATAATGAAGAGATGTGGGAAAGATCTCCGGAGGAGCTTAAGCAAGGACTGTCCTAA